One Cucumis sativus cultivar 9930 chromosome 1, Cucumber_9930_V3, whole genome shotgun sequence DNA segment encodes these proteins:
- the LOC101219191 gene encoding auxin-responsive protein SAUR50, producing MAKSKTMKKKNSIKVVVEKLQKSLSRGRKPINGHYNEDFDELVDSTAVPEDVKEGHFAVVAVDGKEPKRFVVPLSCLTHPMFLRLLEQAAEEYGFDHEGALTIPCQPSEVEKILAEQWKLESKRDSRDAITWGTLCKAIIQSY from the coding sequence ATGGCCAAGTCTAAAAccatgaagaaaaagaatagtaTCAAGGTGGTCGTAGAGAAGTTGCAAAAGAGCCTCTCGCGAGGTCGAAAACCGATTAATGGGCATTATAATGAGGATTTTGATGAATTAGTGGACTCGACCGCGGTCCCGGAGGATGTGAAAGAAGGGCATTTTGCAGTGGTGGCGGTGGACGGGAAGGAGCCAAAACGATTTGTGGTTCCATTGAGTTGTTTGACACACCCTATGTTTTTGAGGCTGTTGGAGCAAGCAGCTGAGGAGTATGGTTTTGATCATGAAGGTGCATTGACAATCCCTTGTCAACCAAGTGAGGTTGAGAAGATTTTGGCTGAGCAATGGAAATTAGAGTCTAAAAGAGATTCTAGAGATGCAATTACTTGGGGAACGTTGTGTAAAGCCATCATTCAAAGTTACTGA
- the LOC101205836 gene encoding putative pentatricopeptide repeat-containing protein At1g68930 encodes MKAKSMLRQSVDLLCSRSTATSEAYTQLVLECVRTNEINQAKRLQSHMEHHLFQPTDSFLHNQLLHLYAKFGKLRDAQNLFDKMLKRDIFSWNALLSAYAKSGSIQNLKATFDRMPFRDSVSYNTTIAGFSGNSCPQESLELFKRMQREGFEPTEYTIVSILNASAQLSDLRYGKQIHGSIIVRNFLGNVFIWNALTDMYAKCGEIEQARWLFDCLTKKNLVSWNLMISGYAKNGQPEKCIGLLHQMRLSGHMPDQVTMSTIIAAYCQCGRVDEARRVFSEFKEKDIVCWTAMMVGYAKNGREEDALLLFNEMLLEHIEPDSYTLSSVVSSCAKLASLHHGQAVHGKSILAGLNNNLLVSSALIDMYSKCGFIDDARSVFNLMPTRNVVSWNAMIVGCAQNGHDKDALELFENMLQQKFKPDNVTFIGILSACLHCNWIEQGQEYFDSITNQHGMTPTLDHYACMVNLLGRTGRIEQAVALIKNMAHDPDFLIWSTLLSICSTKGDIVNAEVAARHLFELDPTIAVPYIMLSNMYASMGRWKDVASVRNLMKSKNVKKFAGFSWIEIDNEVHRFTSEDRTHPESEDIYEKLNMLIGKLQEEGFTPNTNLVLHDVGEDEKFKSICFHSEKLALAFGLIKKPNGISPIRIIKNIRICNDCHEFMKFASRIIGRQIILRDSNRFHHFSTGKCSCNDNW; translated from the coding sequence atgaaagcaaaatCCATGTTGCGGCAATCAGTAGACTTGCTCTGCTCTCGTAGCACTGCCACCTCTGAAGCATACACCCAATTGGTCCTTGAATGTGTTCGTACAAATGAAATCAACCAAGCTAAGAGGCTCCAATCTCACATGGAGCACCATCTTTTCCAACCCACCGACTCTTTTCTCCACAATCAGCTACTTCATTTGTATGCAAAATTTGGAAAGCTTCGAGATGCCCAAAacttgtttgataaaatgctTAAAAGGGATATTTTTTCCTGGAATGCTCTGCTTTCTGCGTATGCTAAATCAGGTTCTATCCAGAATTTGAAGGCCACATTTGATCGAATGCCTTTTCGGGATTCAGTTTCCTACAATACGACCATTGCAGGTTTTTCTGGAAATAGTTGTCCACAAGAGTCGCTTGAGctttttaaaagaatgcaAAGGGAAGGTTTTGAGCCTACGGAGTATACGATTGTAAGTATATTGAATGCATCGGCACAATTGTCGGACCTGAGGTATGGGAAACAGATTCATGGGAGCATTATTGTGCGTAACTTTTTGGGGAATGTGTTTATTTGGAACGCTTTAACAGATATGTATGCCAAATGTGGTGAGATTGAGCAGGCAAGATGGTTGTTTGATTGTCTTACTAAAAAGAATTTGGTTTCTTGGAACTTAATGATATCTGGGTATGCAAAGAATGGACAGCCTGAAAAGTGTATTGGTTTGTTACATCAAATGCGTTTGTCTGGACATATGCCTGATCAAGTTACTATGTCAACTATAATTGCAGCTTACTGTCAATGCGGACGTGTAGATGAAGCAAGAAGGGTGTTTAGTGAGTTTAAAGAGAAGGATATTGTTTGCTGGACAGCCATGATGGTGGGTTATGCAAAAAATGGCAGAGAAGAGGATGCACTATTGTTGTTTAATGAAATGCTATTAGAACATATTGAACCTGACAGCTACACTTTATCAAGTGTTGTCAGTTCTTGTGCCAAATTGGCATCTCTACATCATGGTCAGGCAGTCCACGGAAAATCAATTCTTGCTGGTCTTAACAATAATTTGCTTGTCTCTAGCGCACTAATTGATATGTATTCTAAATGTGGTTTCATTGATGATGCAAGGTCAGTCTTCAACCTGATGCCAACTAGGAATGTGGTTTCATGGAATGCTATGATTGTTGGTTGTGCACAAAATGGACACGATAAAGATGCCCTTGAActgtttgaaaatatgttacaACAGAAATTTAAACCTGATAATGTAACTTTTATCGGGATTTTATCTGCTTGCCTCCATTGTAATTGGATTGAGCAAGGGCAGGAGTACTTCGATTCTATAACCAACCAACATGGAATGACACCTACTTTGGATCATTATGCATGCATGGTCAATCTCCTAGGGCGTACAGGCCGCATAGAACAAGCAGTTgctctaataaaaaatatggcCCATGACCCAGATTTCCTCATTTGGTCCACACTTCTATCCATTTGCTCAACAAAGGGTGATATTGTAAATGCAGAAGTGGCAGCTAGGCATCTCTTTGAATTGGATCCTACGATTGCCGTACCATATATTATGCTCTCAAATATGTATGCTTCTATGGGTAGATGGAAAGATGTAGCATCAGTTAGGAATCTCATGAAAAGCAAGAATGTGAAGAAGTTTGCTGGGTTCAGTTGGATTGAAATCGATAATGAGGTGCACAGATTCACATCTGAAGATCGGACTCATCCAGAATCAGAAGATATATATGAGAAACTGAACATGTTGATAGGGAAACTTCAAGAAGAAGGATTTACCCCTAATACAAATCTGGTTTTGCATGATGTTGGAGAAGACGAAAAGTTCAAATCCATATGTTTTCACAGTGAGAAACTTGCCCTTGCCTTTGGTTTGATTAAGAAACCTAATGGAATTAGTCCAATAAggatcataaaaaatattcgAATTTGCAACGATTGCCATGAGTTTATGAAGTTTGCATCTAGGATTATTGGAAGGCAAATTATATTGAGAGATTCAAATAGgtttcatcatttttcaaCTGGGAAGTGCTCCTGCAACGACAATTGGTAA